From Brassica oleracea var. oleracea cultivar TO1000 chromosome C3, BOL, whole genome shotgun sequence, a single genomic window includes:
- the LOC106332721 gene encoding protein LATERAL ORGAN BOUNDARIES isoform X2, giving the protein MASSSSNTYNSPCAACKFLRRKCMPGCIFAPYFPPEEPHKFANVHKIFGASNVTKLLNELLPHQREDAVNSLAYEAEARVRDPVYGCVGAISYLQRQVHRLQKELDAANADLVQYGLSTSTPGNVVDLVFQPQPFPPQPLNPVYRLSGASPVMTQQPRGTGGSYGTFLPWNNGHDQQGDT; this is encoded by the exons ATGGCTTCCTCATCATCAAATACGTACAACTCACCATGCGCGGCGTGCAAGTTTCTTCGCCGTAAATGCATGCCGGGATGCATATTCGCGCCATATTTCCCACCGGAGGAGCCACACAAATTCGCCAACGTCCACAAAATCTTCGGAGCAAGCAATGTCACTAAGCTCCTCAACGAGCTACTCCCTCACCAGCGTGAAGACGCAGTCAACTCCTTAGCCTACGAGGCCGAGGCACGAGTCCGTGATCCTGTCTATGGCTGTGTCGGAGCCATCTCTTATCTCCAGAGACAAGTTCACAGGCTTCAGAAGGAGCTTGACGCGGCTAATGCTGACTTGGTTCAATACGGTCTGTCCACGTCAACACCTGGTAACGTCGTCGACTTGGTGTTTCAGCCTCAGCCATTTCCGCCGCAGCCGTTGAATCCGGTTTATAGGCTTTCCGGGGCGAGCCCGGTGATGACTCAGCAGCCACGTGGTACCGGAGGGTCGTATGGGACTTTCCTTCCTTGGAACAATGGTCATGATCAGCAAGGAG ATACATAA
- the LOC106332721 gene encoding protein LATERAL ORGAN BOUNDARIES isoform X1, whose translation MASSSSNTYNSPCAACKFLRRKCMPGCIFAPYFPPEEPHKFANVHKIFGASNVTKLLNELLPHQREDAVNSLAYEAEARVRDPVYGCVGAISYLQRQVHRLQKELDAANADLVQYGLSTSTPGNVVDLVFQPQPFPPQPLNPVYRLSGASPVMTQQPRGTGGSYGTFLPWNNGHDQQGGNM comes from the coding sequence ATGGCTTCCTCATCATCAAATACGTACAACTCACCATGCGCGGCGTGCAAGTTTCTTCGCCGTAAATGCATGCCGGGATGCATATTCGCGCCATATTTCCCACCGGAGGAGCCACACAAATTCGCCAACGTCCACAAAATCTTCGGAGCAAGCAATGTCACTAAGCTCCTCAACGAGCTACTCCCTCACCAGCGTGAAGACGCAGTCAACTCCTTAGCCTACGAGGCCGAGGCACGAGTCCGTGATCCTGTCTATGGCTGTGTCGGAGCCATCTCTTATCTCCAGAGACAAGTTCACAGGCTTCAGAAGGAGCTTGACGCGGCTAATGCTGACTTGGTTCAATACGGTCTGTCCACGTCAACACCTGGTAACGTCGTCGACTTGGTGTTTCAGCCTCAGCCATTTCCGCCGCAGCCGTTGAATCCGGTTTATAGGCTTTCCGGGGCGAGCCCGGTGATGACTCAGCAGCCACGTGGTACCGGAGGGTCGTATGGGACTTTCCTTCCTTGGAACAATGGTCATGATCAGCAAGGAGGTAATATGTGA